The bacterium genome contains the following window.
TGCCGAATCACGATCGTCGGCATCATGGCGATCAAGCCAAGTGCAATGGCACCCGGCAGAGTCACTTTCGACAGGATGTTGTCAATGAAATCGGACGTCTGCTTGCCCGGTCGAATTCCCGGAATGAAGCCGCCGTTCTTCTTCATATTGTCGGCCAGATCCACCGGGTTCAGAATAATGGCCGTGTAGAAGTACGTGAAGAAGACGATCAGCAGGAAGGTCATCGTCGAGTAGACGAAGCTCTCCACTCCAAATGCTTGCGTCAGCGCATCGCGGAACCCGCCCTCGGGAAGGAACGTCGCGACTGACGATGGGATGAACATAATCGACTGCGCGAAGATGATCGGCATCACGCCTGCGGAATTCACACGCAGCGGAATATGCGTCGACACGCCGCCGTACTGTTTTCTGCCGACGTTTCGCTTAGCGTATTGAACCGGAATCTTCCGGACACCCTGCGTCAACACGACGACGAATGCCGTAATCGCAAACAGCATCACGGCAAACACGGCTTCCATCACGATGTGCCGCGTACCGGTTGATACCATCGTGTATTCTTCGATGATTGCGGACGGCAGCGTGTTGATGATGCCGACCATAATAATCAGGGAAATACCGTTGCCGATTCCTCGCTCAGTGATCTGCTCGCCCAACCACATGATGAAAGTGGTTCCTGCGGCAAGTGTGATCATCGTCAGCAGGTTGAAGCCCAATCCGGGGTTCGGCACAACGGGAGTTCCCGAAGCAGCGACGAGTCTGGTCAGGAACACCGACACACCACCGGCCTGCAGCGCGGCGAGGATCACGGTTCCGTAACGGGTCAACTGCGTAATCTTCTTGCGGCCCTCCTCACCTTCCTTCTGGAGCTTCTGGAAGTAAGGTACCACCGATCCCATCAGCTGGAAGATAATGGAGGCCGAAATATACGGCATGATTCCCAGAGCGAAGATCGTAGCGCGCTCAAAGGCACCGCCGACGAACATGTCATACATCCCGAACAGGGTTGTTCGGTTCTGATCCATGAACTCGCCCAGGGCGCTGGCATTTATGCCGGCCAGCGGAACGTGACCGCCGATGCGATACACGAACAGAATGAGCAGCGTAAACAGAATTCTGTCACGAAGCTCAGGGATTTTGAAAATGTTTGCGAAACGATCGAGCATCAGGCGGAGACCACTTTGCCGCCGGCGGCGGTAATCTTCGCCGCCGCAGATTCGGACACAGCACACATCGAGATCTCGTACGCGCGATCAGCTTCGCCCATACCCAGAATTTTCACCGATGAATGACTGTGACGAATCAACCCGGCAGCCTTCAGAGTCTCCGGAGTGACGGTCGTCTCAGATAGTTTCTTGAGATCGCGCAGGTTGACAACTTCATTGCCTTCGGCCCACACGTTGGTGAAACCGCGCTTGGGCAGACGGCGGTGAAGCGGCATCTGACCACCCTCAAAGCCGCGCTTATGCACGGACCCTGAACGCGAGTAGTAGCCCTTTTCACCTCGTCCGGCCGTTCCACCGGTGCCCGAACCCGGGCCGCGACCGAGGCGTCTTTTGGTACGAGTGGAACCTGCTGCCGGTGTAAGACGATCCAGACCCATTAGCTCTTGGCTCCTTCGTCATGCTGCTTCCAGGTGACCATGTGCGGGATCTTCGCGAGCATGCCACGCGTCGCTGCGTTATCGGGCAGAATGCGTGTTTCGTGCAAGCGATGAAACCCGAGCGCTTCGACAATCTTACGATGGAAGTGCGGGCGGGAAGCAGTACTGCGTGTTAATGTTACTTCAAGCTTTGCCATGACTCACTATTCGAGAATGCACTCTCGTGCGTTTCGGACTTGCTTAGAGTGTAAAGACTTCCTGAACCGTAATACCGCGACGGGCCGCGACCATGCGGGCATCGCTCATCTCTTCCAGCGCGCGAAATACGGCTTTGACAACGTTGTGCGGATTGTTGGTGCCCATGACTTTAGTCAATACGTCACGCACGCCCAGGCACTCCATGATCATGCGCACGGAACCACCCGCGATGACTCCGGTACCTGCAGACGCAGGGCGTAGAAAAACCTTGCCCGCTCCGAATTTACCATGCACGGAATGCGGCAGAGTCGTTCCTAAAATTGGATAGCGCTTCATTGCGCGCTTGGCCGCTTCGGTGCCTTTGCGAATGGCGTCAGAGACTTCATTGGCTTTGCCCAGACCGAAGCCTGCGCGTCCATGACCGTCACCGACGATCACGATCGCGTTAAACGAGAAGTTGCGGCCACCCTTGACGACTTTGGCTACACGATTGACCGCGACGAGTTTTTCGAGCAAGGCCTCGCCGCCCGAGTACTCGGACTGACGATCTTCGCGGTCACGGCCGCGGCGTGGATTGTTTCCGTTCATTTCGTACTTATGCTTAGAATTTCAAGCCGCCCTTGCGCGCGCCTTCGGCAATGGCCTTCACTCGGCCATGATACGGGAAGCCGTTACGGTCGAAGACGACAGCTTCAATAGAGTGCTCACGCGCCTTCTTCGCGCACAACCCGCCTACTAACTCTGCAACTTCCGACGGCTTCTTGCCGGACAGTTGATCTTTCAACTCTGGTGATAGAGACGAGACACCGAGCAGCGTGCGGCCGGCCACATCGTCCACCAGCTGCGCATACATATGCGCGACGCTGCGATAGACAACAAGACGAGGGCGGTCGGCGGTGCCGTTGACGACTTTGCGGATGTGCAGCTTGCGGCGTACACGTGCGCGTTTGCGTATTGCGATTTTTCTGGACACGGAAGGTACGGCTATCTTGCCAGCTTAATGATTACTTGCCAGTCTTTCCGGCCTTGCGGTGAATCCGCTCGCCGGTATACATGATACCCTTGCCCTTGTAAGGTTCGGGCTTGCGAACTGCACGGATTGTGGCGGCCACTTGGCCGACCATTTCCTTGTCCGTTCCGCTGACTAACACGGTCGTCGGTCCGGTGACTTCAGTATTTACGCCCGGAGGAGCGACGATGAGTACCGGATGACTGTAGCCGACGTTGAGCAACACGCCGCGCTTCTTGGCTTCCGCCTTAAAACCGACGCCTACGATTTGCAGTTCTTTCTTGAAACCGTCCGTGACGCCCACAACCATGTTGTTGAGCAGAGCTCGCGCCAGACCATGCTTTTCGCGATGATCCTTGCGGTCGCTCGGACGGTGACAGGTCAGGGTGCCGTCTTCGAGTTTAATCTCGATATCCTGAGGAAACGTGCGCGCAAGCTCACCTTTCGGGCCTTTGACAGTAACGTCAGAGCCGTTGATCTTTACGTCGACACCTTTCGGCACTTTAATGGGGGCGCGTCCTACGCGTGACACGTCTATCTTCTCCGTTCAGCTACAGATTTACCAGATTTCCGCGACGATTTCGCCGCCCACACCGGCGCGTTGCGCCTGATTACCCGTTAACAATCCCTGCGGCGTCGTCAGAATCGCAGTACCCAATCCATTCATCACACGAGGAATTTGGTTGCGGTTCACATAGCGTCGCAGACCCGGGCTTGAGACACGGCGCAACCCTTGAATCGCGGGCTTGCCGTTTGTGTATTTCAGGTAGATACGCAGAAATCCCTGCGGACCTTCGTCCACCTGAACAAAGTCGCGGATATAATATGCTTCCATCAGAACTCGGGCGAGGTCGGCCTTCATCCGCGAGTAGGGAATATCCACCATCGTTTTGCGCGCGCGAATCGCGTTACGGACGCGCGTCAGAAAATCAGCTATGGGATCGGTCGTCGGCATGAGTACTCTTGCTTACCAACTTGACTTAACAACACCCGGAATATCGCCGGCGTGCGCGAGTTCGCGGAAACACAAACGGCACAATCCAAACTTACGCAGCACGGCGCGTGGACGTCCACAACGGCGGCAACGGTGATAGGCACGTACCTTGAATTTCGGAGCTCTCTTCGCTTTCGCGATCAAACAGGCTTTTGCCATAAGATTCTAATAAGGTTATGCGGCAGTCGCGACTTTTTTATCTTCACGCTTGCGGAAGGGCAAGCCGAGCTGCTTGAGCAACTCATAGGCTTCTTTGTCCGACTTCGCGGAAGTCACAAACGTAATGTCCATCCCGCGGATCTTCTCGACTTGATCGAGGTCGATCTCCGGGAACAGAATCTGCTCGCGCAGACCGAGTGAGAAATTGCCGCGTCCGTCAAAGCCTCGATCGGGCAGTCCGCGGAAGTCGCGGATACGCGGAGTAGCCAGCGAGATGAAACGATCCAGGAACTCCCACATCGTATTGCGGCGCAGGGTCACAAACACACCGACAGCCATTCCCTCACGCAGCTTGAAGTTAGAGACGGACTTGCGCG
Protein-coding sequences here:
- the secY gene encoding preprotein translocase subunit SecY, with protein sequence MLDRFANIFKIPELRDRILFTLLILFVYRIGGHVPLAGINASALGEFMDQNRTTLFGMYDMFVGGAFERATIFALGIMPYISASIIFQLMGSVVPYFQKLQKEGEEGRKKITQLTRYGTVILAALQAGGVSVFLTRLVAASGTPVVPNPGLGFNLLTMITLAAGTTFIMWLGEQITERGIGNGISLIIMVGIINTLPSAIIEEYTMVSTGTRHIVMEAVFAVMLFAITAFVVVLTQGVRKIPVQYAKRNVGRKQYGGVSTHIPLRVNSAGVMPIIFAQSIMFIPSSVATFLPEGGFRDALTQAFGVESFVYSTMTFLLIVFFTYFYTAIILNPVDLADNMKKNGGFIPGIRPGKQTSDFIDNILSKVTLPGAIALGLIAMMPTIVIRQFGVSYNVAQFFGGTGLLIIVGVALDTLQQIESHLVMRHYDGLMKSGRIRGRRRM
- the rplO gene encoding 50S ribosomal protein L15 — translated: MGLDRLTPAAGSTRTKRRLGRGPGSGTGGTAGRGEKGYYSRSGSVHKRGFEGGQMPLHRRLPKRGFTNVWAEGNEVVNLRDLKKLSETTVTPETLKAAGLIRHSHSSVKILGMGEADRAYEISMCAVSESAAAKITAAGGKVVSA
- the rpmD gene encoding 50S ribosomal protein L30; amino-acid sequence: MAKLEVTLTRSTASRPHFHRKIVEALGFHRLHETRILPDNAATRGMLAKIPHMVTWKQHDEGAKS
- the rpsE gene encoding 30S ribosomal protein S5 → MNGNNPRRGRDREDRQSEYSGGEALLEKLVAVNRVAKVVKGGRNFSFNAIVIVGDGHGRAGFGLGKANEVSDAIRKGTEAAKRAMKRYPILGTTLPHSVHGKFGAGKVFLRPASAGTGVIAGGSVRMIMECLGVRDVLTKVMGTNNPHNVVKAVFRALEEMSDARMVAARRGITVQEVFTL
- the rplR gene encoding 50S ribosomal protein L18 is translated as MSRKIAIRKRARVRRKLHIRKVVNGTADRPRLVVYRSVAHMYAQLVDDVAGRTLLGVSSLSPELKDQLSGKKPSEVAELVGGLCAKKAREHSIEAVVFDRNGFPYHGRVKAIAEGARKGGLKF
- the rplF gene encoding 50S ribosomal protein L6; the protein is MSRVGRAPIKVPKGVDVKINGSDVTVKGPKGELARTFPQDIEIKLEDGTLTCHRPSDRKDHREKHGLARALLNNMVVGVTDGFKKELQIVGVGFKAEAKKRGVLLNVGYSHPVLIVAPPGVNTEVTGPTTVLVSGTDKEMVGQVAATIRAVRKPEPYKGKGIMYTGERIHRKAGKTGK
- the rpsH gene encoding 30S ribosomal protein S8 → MPTTDPIADFLTRVRNAIRARKTMVDIPYSRMKADLARVLMEAYYIRDFVQVDEGPQGFLRIYLKYTNGKPAIQGLRRVSSPGLRRYVNRNQIPRVMNGLGTAILTTPQGLLTGNQAQRAGVGGEIVAEIW
- a CDS encoding type Z 30S ribosomal protein S14, with product MAKACLIAKAKRAPKFKVRAYHRCRRCGRPRAVLRKFGLCRLCFRELAHAGDIPGVVKSSW
- the rplE gene encoding 50S ribosomal protein L5, whose translation is MNVAGERPKLPAGYVPRMQAHYKDNVVPGLKKTFGYTNPMEVPRLQKITINVGCGDATQNPRVVESIVKELALITGQKPAVAKARKSVSNFKLREGMAVGVFVTLRRNTMWEFLDRFISLATPRIRDFRGLPDRGFDGRGNFSLGLREQILFPEIDLDQVEKIRGMDITFVTSAKSDKEAYELLKQLGLPFRKREDKKVATAA